The following are encoded in a window of Sphaerisporangium siamense genomic DNA:
- a CDS encoding SAM-dependent methyltransferase: MPDDAAFPVPESVKIDTSVPHSARIWNHWLGGRDNYPVDREAGDRFARVFPGIEQLARASRHFLSRAVRHLAGEAGIRQFLDVGTGLPTVDNTHEVAQRVAPESRVVYVDNDPLVLVHAHALLTSTPQGATSFIDADLRDPEAILAAAGRTLDLTRPVALVLMQITGHVHDTGEAHALVRRLMAGLPSGSYLAFNDSADTNAANLEATRRYNESGAAPYHLRGPAELAGFFDGLEPVEPGVVPIARWRPETDPSTIVDVDAWGGVGIKP, encoded by the coding sequence GTGCCGGACGACGCGGCCTTTCCCGTCCCGGAGTCGGTGAAGATCGACACCTCGGTGCCGCATTCGGCCCGCATCTGGAACCACTGGCTCGGCGGCCGGGACAACTACCCCGTCGACCGGGAGGCCGGGGACCGCTTCGCGCGGGTCTTCCCGGGGATCGAGCAGCTCGCCAGGGCGTCCCGGCACTTCCTGAGCCGCGCGGTGCGCCACCTCGCGGGCGAGGCCGGAATCCGGCAGTTCCTGGACGTCGGCACCGGCCTGCCCACCGTGGACAACACCCACGAGGTGGCCCAGCGGGTGGCCCCGGAGTCGCGCGTGGTGTACGTCGACAACGATCCGCTGGTGCTCGTGCACGCCCACGCCCTGCTCACGAGCACCCCGCAGGGCGCGACCAGCTTCATCGACGCGGACCTGCGCGACCCCGAGGCGATCCTCGCCGCCGCCGGCCGCACCCTGGACCTGACGCGACCGGTCGCGCTGGTGCTCATGCAGATCACCGGGCACGTCCACGACACCGGGGAGGCGCACGCTCTCGTACGCCGCCTGATGGCCGGGCTCCCGTCCGGCAGCTACCTGGCGTTCAACGACAGCGCCGACACCAACGCGGCCAACCTGGAGGCCACCCGGCGCTACAACGAGTCCGGCGCGGCGCCGTACCACCTGCGCGGCCCCGCCGAGCTCGCCGGCTTCTTCGACGGGCTGGAACCGGTCGAGCCGGGCGTGGTGCCGATCGCCCGGTGGCGTCCTGAGACGGACCCCTCCACCATCGTCGATGTGGACGCATGGGGAGGTGTCGGCATAAAGCCATGA
- a CDS encoding exonuclease domain-containing protein, whose translation MAHDLADPASSSEAADPPGYAVVDLETTGLRSSWHDRVIEIGVVHLSPAGEVTGEWSTLVNPGRDLGPQHVHGVRAADVRLAPAFGQVARRLAGLLRGRVLAAHNLPFEVGFLAREFERLGVRAPLRTELGVCTMAEAARFLPYGGRGLARCCALAGVPLQDHHDALADARAAAGLLRHYIRLSGGWRERLEAAAATVWPAPSGPDLPWVRRGAAGPRTRPAGPELRLRPGDLVAFTGDLPGGREGWEARAERAGYTVHPRVTRRVRVLVAADPDTLSRKAGTARAYGVPILTPPEFAGLIPPDVPVLTPRRGR comes from the coding sequence ATGGCGCACGACCTCGCGGATCCCGCGAGCTCTTCCGAGGCGGCGGACCCGCCCGGTTACGCGGTGGTCGACCTGGAGACGACCGGCCTGCGGTCCTCGTGGCACGACCGCGTGATAGAGATCGGCGTCGTCCACCTGAGCCCGGCCGGCGAGGTCACCGGCGAGTGGAGCACGCTGGTGAACCCCGGCCGCGACCTCGGGCCCCAGCACGTCCACGGCGTCCGCGCCGCCGACGTCCGCCTCGCCCCCGCCTTCGGGCAGGTCGCCCGCCGGCTCGCCGGGCTGCTGCGCGGGCGTGTCCTGGCCGCGCACAACCTGCCCTTCGAGGTCGGCTTCCTGGCCCGCGAGTTCGAGCGGCTCGGCGTCCGCGCGCCGCTGCGCACCGAGCTCGGCGTCTGCACGATGGCCGAGGCCGCGCGGTTCCTCCCGTACGGCGGGCGGGGGCTGGCCCGGTGCTGCGCGCTGGCGGGCGTGCCGCTGCAGGACCACCACGACGCGCTCGCCGACGCCCGCGCCGCCGCGGGGCTGCTGCGCCACTACATCCGATTATCCGGCGGGTGGCGGGAGCGGCTGGAGGCCGCCGCCGCCACCGTCTGGCCCGCGCCGTCCGGCCCCGACCTGCCGTGGGTGCGGCGTGGCGCGGCCGGTCCCCGCACCCGGCCCGCGGGACCGGAGCTGCGGCTGAGGCCGGGAGACCTGGTGGCGTTCACCGGGGACCTGCCCGGCGGCCGGGAGGGCTGGGAGGCGCGCGCCGAGCGGGCCGGGTACACCGTGCACCCGCGCGTGACCCGGCGGGTGCGCGTGCTGGTGGCCGCCGACCCCGACACTCTCTCGCGCAAGGCCGGCACGGCGCGCGCGTACGGCGTCCCCATCCTCACCCCGCCGGAGTTCGCCGGCCTGATTCCCCCCGACGTCCCGGTCCTCACGCCTCGACGCGGCCGGTGA
- a CDS encoding response regulator produces the protein MRLIIAEDSLLVREGLNRLLGGLGHQVVATATRAEQVLGLVARHGPDAVVLDIRLPPTFTDEGLRLAAAIRRRHPRVAVLILSHYLENSYAAALLENGAARLGYLLKERLLDAAMLDEVLRRLHAGGTAVDPDVVAHLLAPRREHDALARLTGRERDVLALMAQGLSDRGIADRLTLSVTTVGTHTHNVFRKLGIADAPASNRRVNAVLAYLTGRVEA, from the coding sequence ATGCGCCTGATCATCGCCGAGGACTCGCTGCTGGTCAGGGAGGGGCTGAACCGCCTGCTGGGCGGGCTCGGCCACCAGGTCGTCGCCACGGCGACCCGCGCCGAGCAGGTGCTCGGCCTGGTGGCCCGGCACGGCCCCGACGCGGTCGTGCTGGACATCCGCCTCCCCCCGACCTTCACCGACGAGGGGCTGCGCCTGGCCGCCGCGATCCGCCGCAGGCACCCGCGGGTGGCGGTGCTCATCCTGTCCCACTACCTGGAGAACTCCTACGCCGCCGCGCTGCTGGAGAACGGCGCCGCCCGGCTGGGATACCTGCTCAAGGAGCGCCTGCTCGACGCCGCCATGCTGGACGAGGTGCTGCGCCGCCTGCACGCCGGCGGCACCGCCGTGGACCCCGACGTCGTGGCCCACCTGCTCGCGCCGCGCCGGGAGCACGACGCCCTGGCCCGCCTCACCGGGCGCGAGCGCGACGTGCTGGCGCTCATGGCGCAGGGCCTGTCCGACCGGGGCATCGCCGACCGGCTCACCCTGTCGGTCACGACCGTCGGCACCCACACGCACAACGTGTTCCGCAAGCTCGGCATCGCCGACGCCCCGGCGAGCAACCGGCGCGTCAACGCCGTCCTGGCCTACCTCACCGGCCGCGTCGAGGCGTGA
- a CDS encoding CBM96 family carbohydrate-binding protein yields the protein MFRRKTLTAVFVAAVSGAVAIAAVTLPGGVANAATSTFAPVADTYVDNGATGTNYGTSGQLGIDNSPVKRLFLRFTVSGVSGTVTSAKLRLHTDDVSGAESPNGGTFRAVSSTTWSETATTWNDQPAIDGATLGTIGSVARNAWYEVDVTSYVTGDGSYSIGVTSPSSDGADYDARESGAATAPQLVVTTGTTSSPTPTVTTSSAADPVLVGAGDISNSGSGDTATAALLDGIAGTVFTLGDNVYDNGTASEFNTYYNPTWGRHKARTRPVPGNHDYNTSGASGYYGYFGASAGDPSKGYYSYNIGSNWHVVVLNSNCSAIGGCGATSAQVQWLRSDLQANPRPCTVAMWHHPRFTSGANHSPDTSVAPLVQALYDNNADLILTGHNHQYERFAPINPSNQLDNARGIRHFVVGSGGAGHYGFGTILANSQVRNSDTYGVLKLTLHANSYDWQFVPQSGKTFTDSGTTACH from the coding sequence ATGTTCCGACGCAAGACCCTGACGGCGGTGTTCGTGGCCGCCGTCTCGGGCGCGGTCGCGATCGCGGCCGTGACGCTGCCGGGAGGCGTGGCCAACGCGGCCACGTCGACCTTCGCCCCGGTCGCGGACACCTACGTGGACAACGGCGCGACCGGCACGAACTACGGCACCTCCGGGCAGCTCGGCATCGACAACTCGCCGGTCAAGCGGTTGTTCCTGCGGTTCACGGTGTCCGGCGTCTCCGGCACGGTCACCAGCGCCAAGCTCCGCCTGCACACCGACGACGTCAGCGGCGCGGAGAGCCCGAACGGCGGCACGTTCCGCGCGGTGAGCAGCACGACGTGGTCGGAGACCGCCACCACCTGGAACGACCAGCCGGCCATCGACGGCGCGACGCTCGGCACGATCGGCTCGGTGGCCAGGAACGCCTGGTACGAGGTCGACGTGACCTCGTACGTGACCGGCGACGGCTCCTACAGCATCGGCGTGACCTCGCCGAGCTCCGACGGCGCCGACTACGACGCGCGCGAGAGCGGCGCGGCGACGGCGCCCCAGCTCGTGGTGACCACCGGCACGACCTCCAGCCCGACGCCCACGGTGACCACGTCGTCGGCCGCGGACCCGGTGCTGGTCGGCGCGGGCGACATCTCCAACTCCGGCTCGGGCGACACCGCGACAGCGGCGCTGCTCGACGGCATCGCGGGCACGGTGTTCACCCTCGGCGACAACGTGTACGACAACGGGACCGCCTCCGAGTTCAACACCTACTACAACCCGACCTGGGGCCGGCACAAGGCGCGCACCCGGCCGGTGCCGGGCAACCACGACTACAACACCTCGGGCGCGTCGGGGTACTACGGCTACTTCGGCGCGAGCGCCGGCGACCCGAGCAAGGGGTACTACTCCTACAACATCGGCTCGAACTGGCATGTCGTCGTGCTGAACTCCAACTGCTCGGCCATCGGCGGCTGCGGCGCTACGTCCGCGCAGGTGCAGTGGCTCCGCTCGGACCTGCAGGCCAACCCCAGGCCGTGCACGGTCGCGATGTGGCACCACCCGCGCTTCACCTCCGGAGCCAACCACTCGCCCGACACCTCGGTCGCGCCGCTCGTGCAGGCGCTGTACGACAACAACGCCGACCTGATCCTGACCGGCCACAACCACCAGTACGAGCGGTTCGCGCCGATCAACCCTTCCAACCAGCTCGACAACGCGCGCGGCATCCGTCACTTCGTCGTCGGGTCCGGCGGCGCCGGCCACTACGGGTTCGGCACGATCCTGGCGAACAGCCAGGTGCGCAACAGCGACACCTACGGCGTGCTGAAGCTGACCCTCCACGCCAACAGCTACGACTGGCAGTTCGTCCCGCAGTCGGGCAAGACGTTCACCGACAGCGGCACCACCGCCTGCCACTGA
- a CDS encoding aspartate/glutamate racemase family protein — protein METLHFGILGHSAEGAALCFRAFCGEGFRALGPHRHPDVTLDLIPLARSMPYWDAGDHAPIRDTLAESVRRLAGAGADFFACPDNTAHMALDLPGEDLALPGLHIAEVVADRAARDGRTRVGVLGTRYTMDGPLYPRALAARGIAAEVPAAADRAAVDEIIFTELLEGVFSEESRRRYAEVIGRLAARGCDAVALVCTEIPLLVTPEVSPLPTLDSTRLLARAAFEVATGLRPVPAWRGGPGPSPS, from the coding sequence GTGGAGACGTTGCACTTCGGGATCCTGGGGCACAGCGCCGAGGGGGCCGCGTTGTGCTTCCGGGCCTTCTGCGGGGAGGGGTTCCGCGCGCTCGGGCCGCACCGGCATCCCGACGTGACCCTGGACCTGATTCCGCTGGCGCGCAGCATGCCGTACTGGGACGCGGGCGACCACGCGCCCATCCGGGACACGCTCGCCGAAAGCGTGCGGCGGCTCGCCGGCGCGGGCGCCGACTTCTTCGCCTGCCCCGACAACACCGCGCACATGGCCCTGGACCTGCCGGGCGAGGACCTCGCCCTCCCGGGGTTGCACATCGCCGAGGTCGTCGCCGACCGTGCCGCCCGGGACGGCCGCACCCGCGTCGGCGTGCTCGGCACCCGGTACACCATGGACGGCCCGCTCTACCCGCGCGCGCTCGCCGCCCGGGGGATCGCCGCCGAGGTGCCCGCGGCCGCCGACCGCGCGGCCGTGGACGAGATCATCTTCACCGAGCTGCTGGAAGGCGTCTTCAGCGAAGAGTCGCGCCGCAGGTACGCCGAGGTGATCGGGCGGCTCGCCGCGCGGGGCTGCGACGCGGTGGCGCTGGTCTGCACCGAGATCCCGCTTCTGGTGACGCCCGAGGTGTCCCCGCTTCCGACGCTCGACTCGACCCGCCTGCTCGCCCGCGCCGCCTTCGAGGTGGCCACCGGCCTGCGCCCCGTGCCGGCCTGGCGCGGCGGCCCCGGCCCGTCGCCGAGCTGA
- a CDS encoding sensor histidine kinase gives MTTPLPSPAAVAPPPAGTEGTRRRHGALVLAGLALTALDVWFATRWGAAEPLFYVKEVTQILVWLAAGFLVERVRPGTPMGVLMALLGVLLAADAPAAFALEAGGAGMRVLVTVALLLTALQLPLGAHVFLAYPSGVIRDRMGRVVMRAGYAFGGLTALTLLLAGPAVPVRGCRDVCAPMPLLDAPGLAEAAARGVSLGTAVFVLVGGGVIVRRAVRAGTRERRLLAFPATAMVATALLWAAVGLLAARAPGDWSSEGDSTLALAQFAALVAVPASFFLGLLRERLDEARVSDLVREIAAMPAERLGPALAEALGDPHLRVAFPVPGGYVDASGAPLEVPVQLDPRRFTVVGDPRAPVAVLVHDPSLRTEPALLEAVSATARLALENARLQAAVRARLAEVRASRARIVAAGDEARRRLERDLHDGAQQRMLAVGLALNLLRQSLGEATAETLELLREAEEELHAATRELRELARGIHPAVLTIQGLRAALRQLVLRAGPSVSLRAGELPRLPEAVEATAYFVAAEALTNALRHAAARRVEVAASAADGRLVVSVSDDGAGGAAPRPGSGLAGLADRVAAVDGVFTLHSPPGEGTVLTVELTVDPSCA, from the coding sequence GTGACCACGCCCCTCCCTTCCCCGGCCGCCGTCGCCCCGCCGCCCGCGGGAACGGAGGGCACCCGGCGCCGGCACGGCGCCCTGGTCCTGGCCGGGCTCGCCCTCACCGCCCTGGACGTCTGGTTCGCCACCCGCTGGGGCGCGGCCGAACCGCTCTTCTACGTCAAAGAGGTCACCCAGATCCTGGTGTGGCTGGCCGCGGGCTTCCTGGTCGAGCGGGTGCGCCCCGGCACGCCCATGGGCGTGCTGATGGCCCTGCTCGGCGTGCTGCTCGCGGCCGACGCGCCCGCCGCGTTCGCGCTGGAGGCCGGCGGCGCCGGGATGCGCGTCCTCGTCACCGTCGCGCTGCTGCTCACGGCGCTCCAGCTCCCGCTCGGCGCGCACGTCTTCCTCGCCTACCCCTCCGGCGTCATCCGCGACCGCATGGGACGGGTCGTCATGCGCGCCGGCTACGCCTTCGGCGGGCTCACCGCCCTGACGCTGCTCCTGGCCGGGCCCGCCGTGCCGGTGCGGGGCTGCCGCGACGTGTGCGCGCCCATGCCGCTGCTCGACGCGCCCGGCCTCGCCGAGGCCGCGGCCCGGGGCGTCTCGCTCGGGACCGCGGTGTTCGTGCTGGTCGGCGGTGGCGTCATCGTACGGCGCGCGGTCCGCGCCGGGACCAGGGAGCGGCGCCTGCTGGCCTTTCCCGCAACGGCGATGGTCGCCACCGCGCTGCTGTGGGCGGCGGTCGGCCTGCTGGCCGCCCGGGCGCCGGGCGACTGGTCCTCCGAGGGCGACTCCACCCTGGCGCTCGCCCAGTTCGCCGCGCTCGTCGCGGTGCCCGCCTCGTTCTTCCTCGGCCTGCTGCGCGAGCGGCTGGACGAGGCGCGGGTCTCCGACCTGGTCCGGGAGATCGCCGCCATGCCCGCGGAGCGGCTCGGGCCCGCGCTGGCGGAGGCGCTCGGCGACCCCCACCTGCGGGTCGCCTTCCCGGTGCCCGGCGGGTACGTCGACGCCTCCGGGGCGCCGCTGGAGGTGCCCGTGCAGCTGGACCCGCGCCGGTTCACCGTCGTCGGCGACCCCCGCGCCCCGGTCGCCGTGCTCGTCCACGACCCGAGCCTGCGCACCGAGCCCGCGCTGCTGGAGGCCGTCAGCGCCACCGCGCGCCTCGCCCTGGAGAACGCCCGGCTGCAGGCCGCGGTGCGGGCGCGGCTCGCCGAGGTCCGCGCCTCGCGCGCCCGCATCGTGGCCGCGGGCGACGAGGCGCGGCGCCGGCTCGAACGCGACCTGCACGACGGCGCCCAGCAGCGCATGCTCGCCGTCGGCCTCGCCCTCAACCTGCTGCGCCAGAGCCTGGGCGAGGCGACCGCCGAGACGCTGGAGCTGCTGCGCGAGGCCGAGGAGGAACTGCACGCGGCGACGCGCGAGCTGCGCGAGCTGGCACGCGGCATCCACCCCGCCGTGCTCACCATCCAGGGGCTGCGCGCCGCGCTGCGCCAGCTCGTCCTCCGCGCCGGGCCCTCGGTGAGCCTGCGGGCGGGGGAGCTGCCCCGCCTGCCCGAGGCGGTGGAGGCCACGGCCTACTTCGTCGCCGCCGAGGCGCTGACCAACGCGCTGCGGCACGCGGCGGCCCGCCGCGTGGAGGTCGCCGCCTCGGCCGCGGACGGCAGGCTGGTCGTCTCGGTGTCCGACGACGGGGCGGGCGGCGCGGCCCCCCGCCCCGGCTCCGGCCTCGCCGGGCTCGCCGACCGGGTCGCCGCCGTGGACGGCGTGTTCACCCTTCACAGCCCGCCAGGGGAAGGCACCGTGCTCACCGTGGAGCTCACCGTGGACCCGTCATGCGCCTGA
- a CDS encoding YjdF family protein yields MSAVTLTVCFADPFWVGYLEIDEGGAVRATRVVFGGEPTDAELHDFLLRDGSALLARAAANPPVPSDARPLRRPNPKRAAKLAAREAARVARGRRSTASQEAVRLEYEERKAEASAGLRARKAADAERRYEAARAKRRERKRGH; encoded by the coding sequence ATGAGCGCCGTGACGCTGACCGTGTGCTTCGCCGACCCGTTCTGGGTCGGTTACCTGGAGATCGACGAGGGCGGTGCCGTGCGCGCCACCCGGGTGGTGTTCGGCGGTGAGCCGACGGACGCCGAGCTGCACGACTTCCTGCTGCGCGACGGCTCCGCCCTGCTCGCCAGGGCCGCCGCGAACCCGCCCGTCCCGAGCGACGCGCGGCCCCTGCGGCGGCCCAACCCCAAGCGGGCCGCGAAGCTGGCCGCCCGGGAGGCCGCCCGCGTGGCGCGGGGCCGGCGGAGCACGGCGTCGCAGGAGGCCGTCCGCCTGGAGTACGAGGAACGCAAGGCCGAGGCGTCCGCCGGGCTGCGGGCCAGGAAGGCGGCCGACGCCGAGCGCCGCTACGAGGCCGCCCGCGCCAAGCGCCGCGAACGCAAGCGCGGCCACTGA
- a CDS encoding SAM-dependent methyltransferase, whose translation MTERDRAQPWVVDPTTPSVARMYDYYLGGKDNFAADREAAEKIIKLVPNAREIARSNRAFLRRSVRVMVESGVDQFLDIGTGLPTQENVHQVAQRVNPDARTAYVDNDPIVLAHARALLADNARTVVVSADMRDPQGIVDHPEVRAHLDFDRPVGLLLLAILHFVVDDAESVEIVRTVRRALAPGSMVAISHITPGDLSEEDIRRGRDVYTATATGGIIPRTHARIRSYFEGFELLAPGVVPVEEWRPDPETVILPHRGGIGIVGAVGTIS comes from the coding sequence GTGACCGAACGGGACAGGGCTCAACCCTGGGTCGTCGACCCCACCACTCCCAGCGTCGCCCGCATGTACGACTACTACCTGGGCGGTAAGGACAATTTCGCCGCCGACCGCGAAGCCGCCGAGAAGATCATCAAGCTGGTGCCGAACGCCAGGGAGATCGCGCGGTCCAACCGCGCATTCCTGCGCAGGAGCGTGCGCGTCATGGTCGAGTCCGGCGTCGACCAGTTCCTGGACATCGGCACCGGCCTGCCCACCCAGGAGAACGTCCACCAGGTGGCGCAGCGGGTGAACCCGGACGCGCGCACCGCCTACGTCGACAACGACCCGATCGTGCTCGCCCACGCCCGCGCCCTGCTCGCCGACAACGCCAGGACCGTCGTCGTCTCCGCCGACATGCGCGACCCGCAGGGCATCGTGGACCACCCCGAGGTGCGGGCCCACCTGGACTTCGACCGGCCGGTGGGGCTGCTGCTCCTGGCCATCCTGCACTTCGTCGTCGACGACGCCGAGTCCGTCGAGATCGTCCGCACCGTGCGCCGCGCCCTGGCCCCGGGGAGCATGGTGGCCATCTCGCACATCACCCCCGGCGACCTCAGCGAGGAGGACATCCGGCGGGGCCGCGACGTCTACACCGCGACCGCCACCGGCGGGATCATCCCGCGCACCCACGCGCGGATCCGCTCCTACTTCGAGGGCTTCGAACTGCTCGCGCCCGGCGTGGTGCCGGTGGAGGAGTGGCGTCCCGACCCCGAGACGGTGATCCTCCCGCACCGGGGCGGCATCGGCATCGTGGGCGCCGTCGGCACGATCTCCTGA
- a CDS encoding NRAMP family divalent metal transporter has translation MKRLFAVTLGILTAFGGFVDIGDLVANALVGARFGMSLAWVVVVGVVGICLFAEMSGRIAVASRRPVFDLVRERLGPRAGLANLGASFFINVLTLAAEIGGASLALELVTGVNYLLWVPAVALVAWLVMWRVKFETMEKVFGLAGLALVVFAVAAWRLGPDWGELARQVTHPPPDEGAPTYWYYAVALLGGAMTPYEVFFFSSGGVEERWTAKDLLTSRANVFVGFPLGGFLSLAIAACAATVFLPLHIQVGTLDQMLLPVGLALGKAGLVVVIFGVFAATFGATLETALSSGYTLSQYFGWQWGKYVRPKDAARFHAVVLVATIVAAALVLTTVDPIKVTEYSLVFSAAALPLTYLPVLMIANDPDYMGERVNGKFSNALGTAYMVLLLVVAVAAIPLMLATKAGQ, from the coding sequence GTGAAGCGGCTGTTCGCGGTGACGCTCGGCATCCTCACCGCCTTCGGCGGGTTCGTCGACATCGGCGACCTGGTGGCCAACGCGCTGGTCGGGGCCAGGTTCGGCATGTCGCTCGCCTGGGTCGTCGTGGTCGGGGTGGTCGGCATCTGCCTGTTCGCCGAGATGTCCGGCCGCATCGCCGTGGCCTCGCGGCGGCCGGTGTTCGACCTGGTGCGCGAGCGGCTCGGCCCCCGCGCGGGCCTGGCGAACCTCGGGGCGTCCTTCTTCATCAACGTGCTCACGCTGGCCGCCGAGATCGGCGGCGCCTCCCTGGCGCTGGAGCTGGTCACCGGCGTGAACTACCTGCTGTGGGTGCCCGCTGTGGCGCTGGTGGCCTGGCTGGTGATGTGGCGGGTCAAGTTCGAGACCATGGAGAAGGTCTTCGGGCTGGCCGGGCTGGCGCTGGTGGTGTTCGCCGTCGCGGCGTGGCGGCTCGGCCCCGACTGGGGCGAGCTGGCCCGCCAGGTGACCCATCCCCCGCCCGACGAGGGCGCGCCGACGTACTGGTACTACGCGGTCGCGCTGCTCGGCGGCGCGATGACGCCGTACGAGGTGTTCTTCTTCTCCTCCGGCGGCGTCGAGGAGCGCTGGACGGCCAAGGACCTGCTGACCTCGCGGGCCAACGTGTTCGTCGGCTTCCCCCTCGGCGGCTTCCTGTCGCTGGCCATCGCCGCGTGCGCGGCCACCGTCTTCCTGCCCCTCCACATCCAGGTCGGCACGCTGGACCAGATGCTGCTGCCCGTCGGGCTCGCCCTCGGGAAGGCCGGGCTGGTGGTGGTGATCTTCGGCGTGTTCGCGGCGACGTTCGGCGCGACGCTGGAGACCGCGCTGTCGTCGGGGTACACGCTCAGCCAGTACTTCGGCTGGCAGTGGGGCAAGTACGTGCGGCCCAAGGACGCGGCGCGCTTCCACGCCGTCGTCCTGGTCGCCACGATCGTGGCCGCCGCGCTGGTGCTCACCACGGTCGACCCGATCAAGGTGACCGAGTACTCCCTGGTCTTCTCCGCCGCCGCGCTGCCGCTGACCTACCTGCCGGTGCTGATGATCGCCAACGACCCCGACTACATGGGCGAACGCGTGAACGGGAAGTTCTCCAACGCGCTCGGGACCGCGTACATGGTGCTGCTGCTGGTGGTCGCCGTGGCGGCGATCCCGCTGATGCTCGCGACGAAGGCGGGGCAATGA
- a CDS encoding GNAT family N-acetyltransferase produces the protein MVVRDALPDEMDAAGALRVAAYQADRLLDANPSYAGALRALGTDGAGEVLVAVDGDRLLGTVMLETWHAGSEVAKRPDEAEIRGLAVAPEARGRGVGTALVRAVVERAALRGVRALLLSSQPAMAGAQRIYLAEGFTRRPELDWAPVPNLRLLGFGRDL, from the coding sequence ATGGTGGTGCGTGACGCTCTTCCCGACGAGATGGACGCCGCCGGCGCGCTGCGCGTGGCGGCCTACCAGGCCGACCGGCTGCTGGACGCCAACCCCTCCTACGCCGGCGCGCTGCGCGCCCTCGGGACGGACGGCGCCGGCGAGGTCCTGGTCGCGGTGGACGGCGACCGGCTGCTCGGGACCGTCATGCTGGAGACCTGGCACGCCGGGAGCGAGGTGGCCAAAAGGCCGGACGAGGCCGAGATCCGAGGGCTGGCCGTCGCCCCGGAGGCGCGCGGGCGCGGCGTCGGCACCGCGCTGGTGCGGGCGGTCGTCGAGCGCGCCGCGCTGAGAGGGGTCCGGGCGCTGCTGCTGTCCAGCCAGCCCGCGATGGCCGGCGCCCAGCGCATCTATCTCGCCGAAGGGTTCACGCGCAGGCCCGAGCTCGACTGGGCTCCCGTGCCGAACCTCCGGCTGCTCGGTTTCGGGCGCGATCTGTGA
- a CDS encoding response regulator — protein sequence MDEGILLVDDHPGFRRMARRLLEAGGLRVIGEAADGRQAVALAAELRPEVVVLDVLLPDIDGFAVAAMLAELPDPPAVVLISSHSPLELGAEAGAPNVRGFLPKDELTAQRLAELAGLRP from the coding sequence ATGGACGAGGGCATTCTCCTGGTGGACGACCACCCGGGATTCCGCCGCATGGCGCGGCGGCTCCTGGAGGCCGGCGGGCTCCGCGTGATAGGGGAGGCCGCCGACGGGCGGCAGGCCGTGGCCCTGGCCGCCGAACTGCGCCCCGAGGTCGTGGTCCTCGACGTCCTGCTGCCCGACATCGACGGGTTCGCCGTGGCCGCGATGCTCGCCGAGCTGCCCGACCCCCCGGCGGTCGTGCTGATCTCCAGCCACTCGCCCCTGGAGCTCGGGGCCGAGGCGGGCGCCCCGAACGTGCGCGGCTTCCTGCCCAAGGACGAGCTGACCGCCCAGCGCCTCGCCGAGCTGGCCGGGTTACGCCCGTGA